TTTGTGTCTTTATGAGTTCATTTTGTCATTAAATGTCAATTATTCATAGATATATTTCAACAGTGTAAAATGATGAGAAGTCTTGTTATGGTTGCTACTGTTATTTCTCAAGGGTGAAGGAACTCTCATGCCCACTTCTAAAAAGTTCTTTCCCTATGGGAGTTAATgaaaacaaagtaattttatCCTGTATGACTCTAATttggatctggggacagagatTATACACTAGATTCTCTACATAATACTCATAATTGGAGCTCACATAAACTACCCATGATATAGGCAATGTGaatatttatgtatctataaTATCTGATTCTGAACTGATCACTATTGTGTTTGTTGCATGACTGTTTCAGATGTTTCCTCATattatctttcttcttgagagaAATGCAAGAGCTTTCCTGTAATTTTTTGTGTAAAGGTATGTGTGCATATCATCTAAGTTAGCCTGTCAGATCAGGAATAGAATATTCATTATCCAGTACCAGTGCATATGTttgggtctctgtgtctctctgttcttctgtttatctgtttcttctctatttctctttctcattgtctgtctctctgtacagCATGTAGTTCAAATATTAAAGATCACATCATCAAGTAGCAACCAGTTCCATGTAGAGTCATTTACCTTGCACTGCTAACCTGCCCAAACTTTGAGATAAAGGCACACCTTCCAAAAAACCTCTccatagaatttttttcttaaattattaattattattaattaaaaattatctatttttgaaACATATGTGGAAGGAAAATCATCTTTGCCCACATTTAACTTTAACACACAATTTCTGCTCTGTTTTTTTCCAACTTCCCCCCATATCTCCGTGCCTCTAAATAGCTGCTGATGTTCACATTATGGTTAGTGTTCTTAGGTTCTCAAGTCTGTTTTCTAACTGATGGCCAGCAAGCCTTTTACTATCTTAGGTCATTTCATTTTCGTGGATATTTCTGTTCTTGAATAGATGGAAGACATTTATCACAGCAAGTTAGACGTTATATCTGCCTGCTCTTCACATATTCTCCAGCCTTTACATTTCTGTGATTGGCAATTACCCTGGGTTTTCCTTGACTGTCAAAGCCCCTACCTCTCTCCTTCCAAACACTTGTCTAAAGATCCATTTTTATAACTTTTCTATGTGCGTTTTTCCACTACAAGCTATTCATTGAACATATTCAGGTTCTTTATCACTTCGACCTCTTATAACTTGACATATCCTGAAAACCATAGAAGCCCTAAACTAATTTCTCAATAAATCGTATATAGTACATAAAAGACATAAGATAATATTGCTTATTGTCATAATGCTCAAAATACCAAAGTATTAGAAAGAGTCTACCCACATATAGACAAATAATTTACATTTCATCATGATAAAGTAATCATTACTACAGAGAAATGAACAAGTAATGAATTGTAATTAATTGAAGGCAATGTCACTTTGACTGAGTTTTTTTATATACAGAGTGAGATGCATTATATATAGGCACTTTAAAGATGGTCTTTAAAGCATGAAAAGAGTGAGAAACTGAACAAGTTGATATCCACTCTAATTAGGATATCAACTCTAATTTTATCATGGTCCCTTTTGTATTGTTTAGTGATTGCTCACACAAATAGGGATGATTAAATGAAAAAGAGGAGTGTCAGTATATCAACAGAGAAAACATGTAGGAAATGCACCAAAAGTAACTGTTTTCAACATAAAAACCTATGTTAAGAATGAAGAAGGTAACATTTGCTTTTGTTAGAACAACACAAAGAATTTACTTGGCTGAACTAAGAACTGGTGGGAAAGTCAACTATTTCCAGGTGTTCTGTGTACTTGCATGAGATCTTTACTTTGGAACTGAAGATATTCAAATGGAATCAAGGTCATTTTATGCAGCCTAGGAAGAGTACGGAAAAGTGATCTGATTCACTGAGAAATTGTAATATCAGCTGCTTATAAGCTGCAATTGCTACTTATAATGTTGGCTTAGACTCATGTACTTAATGCTTTGACCATCTGCACATGTTTTTTCCACTAATTCCTCaagtcctgtttttttttcagatgcaAAGATGTTCCCTGAGTTCCACTATCTGTTTTCAGCTCATGGAAAGAAAGCCTGAGGTAAGTGCATTcaagaaatgttaaaaatgatCAACAAATCATTGAACTCTATTGATTTTATATTGGCTGGTACCAATTTGCATACTAAATCCTTAATCTAAACTTGTCTTGGTGTAGTTCAGGTGCCTTGATCTGGAAGTAAATGTCATAATTTTCCAGATGTTATATTGCTCCCCTCTAAGAGACAGTCAGTTGATTTCAAGGTTGGTTCAATTATGTCTCTTTCCAAACTATCACAGCCCATTAGTGCCACAAAAATCATCATGTTAGTGTTAAAACACACATACTAAATGGTTCAAACTAGTGTTAATTTCAGTACCGGTGATTCGTCAAATTCCCACATTGAAGAAGTCTAAaccacttctctttctttcccatttttcctTTCACTCACagcaaaagaggaagaggatgaggatggATAATGAGAGCACAGTGTCTGAGTTTATCCTCCTAGGGCTCCCCATTCGAGCAGAAGACCAAGCTGTGTACTCTGCCCTGTTCCTGACCATGTACCTGACAACTGTGCTGGGGAACCTGCTCATCATCCTGCTCATCAGGCTGGACTCTCACCTCCAcactcccatgtacttcttccttagTCACTTGGCCTTCACAGACATCTCATTCTCATCAGTCACAGCTCCAAAGATGCTCATGAATATGCTAACACACAGTCAGTCTATCTCATATGCTGGTTGTGTTTCCCAGGtatattttttttcaacttttacTGATCTTGACAgctttcttctgacttccatggcaTATGACAGATATGTGGCAATCTGCCACCCGCTTCACTATACCACCATCATGAGTCAAAACCTACGTGTCCTTTTAGTAGTTGTGTCCTGGGCCTTATCCTCTGCCAATGCACTTGTGCACACCCTTCTCTTGGCTCGCCTATCtcattttagaaataatatcATCCCCCACTACTTTTGTGAACCCTCTGCCTTATTGAACCTGTCCAGCTCAGACACGACTGTCAATGAGATGGTCATCCTTCCTTTAGGTACTCTAGTCATTACCCTGCCATTCATATGCATCCTGGTCTCTTATGGCCGAATTGGTGTCACCATTCTGAGAACTCCTTCCATCAAGGGAATCTGCAAAGCCTTGTCCACATGTGGCTCTCACCTTTCTGTGGTTTGTCTGTACTATGGAGCCATTATTGGGCTATATCTAGTTCCCTCATCTAATAACACTAATGACAAGGATGTCATTGTGGCTGTGAT
This Rattus norvegicus strain BN/NHsdMcwi chromosome 3, GRCr8, whole genome shotgun sequence DNA region includes the following protein-coding sequences:
- the Or1j13 gene encoding olfactory receptor Olr401, which encodes MRMDNESTVSEFILLGLPIRAEDQAVYSALFLTMYLTTVLGNLLIILLIRLDSHLHTPMYFFLSHLAFTDISFSSVTAPKMLMNMLTHSQSISYAGCVSQVYFFSTFTDLDSFLLTSMAYDRYVAICHPLHYTTIMSQNLRVLLVVVSWALSSANALVHTLLLARLSHFRNNIIPHYFCEPSALLNLSSSDTTVNEMVILPLGTLVITLPFICILVSYGRIGVTILRTPSIKGICKALSTCGSHLSVVCLYYGAIIGLYLVPSSNNTNDKDVIVAVIYSLVTPMVNPFIYSLRNRDIKGALKNILSRRLCSQ